The genomic interval GCAGGCCACCTACGCCTTCGCCACGCTGGACGGGAGCCCCGAGGAGATCGAGCGGGCGGTGTGGCTGGCCGAGCTCGGCGGCACCTACGGCGGGGCGGGCGTGTACTGGAACGTCGCCAAGCCGTGATCCATGCGTGCGGCCGGTGCAGGCGACTCGGCGATGATGGCTTCGTTGTCGAAGACGCCACCATGTCCATCCGGCAGCCGGCTGATCGATACCCGCGCCGAAGCGGATGACCTTCTGGTCTCGTGTTGCGCCAGTCTGGTGGCGAGCGTGGCCAGACCGCGAAAGGAAATCGCTCGAGGATGCGTGATTTCTCCAGGCTGTTGTTCGCGGCGCTGATGACGGCGGCGGTCGTTCCCGCCGGAGCGCAGACGCCTGAACGGGAATGGTCCTACTTCGGCGCCGACGCGGCGTTCACGCGTTATTCGCCCCTCGACCGAATCGACCACGAGAACGTCGGCGATCTGGAGATAGTCTGGCGCCGGCCGGCGGCCGACCTGGAACTGCAGACGGCGTTTCCCGATCTGGGAGTGAACGCGTACCTGCGCTCGACGCCGATCCTGCTCGACGGCGTGCTCTACGCCCCGAACGCGCACGGGTTGCTGGAGGCGTTCGACCCGGCGACCGGAGAGACCATCTGGCGTCAGCCGCCATTCGCCGCCACCGAAGAGGAGGTCGCCGGCGGCAGCACGCGGGGAGCTGCGTACTGGACGGACGGCGACGCCCGGCGGTTGCTGTTGGTCCGCGGGGGGTACCTCTACGCGCTGGATGCGGAAACCGGCCGGCGGGTGGCGTCGTTCGGACTTGCCGACCAGGGCCGGGTCGACCTGGACTGGGAGCATCCGCTCGCCGGCGAGTTCGACTGGACGGCCGGGCCCCTCGTGGTCGGCGATGTCGTGGTGGTGGCCGGAACAACCGGCGGCTCGGGCGACGGCGGGATCGTGCGGGAGGCGGCCCCGGAGGACGTACGCGGCTTCGACGCGCGGACCGGCGAGCTGCTGTGGACGTTCCACGTGGTGCCCCGGGACGGCGAGTTCGGCGCGGATACCTGGGGCGACGGCTCGGGCGCTTACTCGGGCGACCTGGGTTCCTGGTGCTGCCTGACCGCAGACGAGGAGCTGGGGTACGTCTACGTGCCGCTGTCCGCGCCGACCGGAATGGTCTACGGCGGCCACCGGCCGGGCGACAACCTCTTCTCGGACAGTCTCGTCGCCCTGGACGCCGCGACCGGCGAGCGGGTCTGGCACTTCCAGATGGTGCACCACGACGTCTGGGAGTACGACACCGTTGGGCCGCCTATACTCGGCGACATCACGGTCGACGGCCGTCGCATCCAGGCGGTGATGCAGCCGAGCAAGACCGCGTTCCTGTACGTCTTCGACCGCAGGACCGGCGAGCCGGTGTGGCCGATCGAGGAGCGTGCGGTGCCGCAGTCGACCGTGCCGGGCGAGCGGACCTCGGCGACGCAGCCGTTCCCGACGAAGCCCCCGCCGTTCGACCGCCAGGGTGTCACGGTGGACGACCTCATCGACTTCACGCCGGAACTGCGGGCCGCTGCCCTGGAGGCAGTGGAGTCGCTGGTGCTGGGGCCGCTGTTCACGCCGCCGTGGCCGCGCAGCGGCGAGCCGGGCGGCAAGCTCGGGACGTTGACCGTCCCGGGCGGCTGGGGCGCCGGCAACTGGCACACCGGCGCGTTCGATCCCGAGACCGGCATCTACTACGCGGTGTCCCACACGCAGCCGACGGTCTGGAGCGTTTCCCCGACCACCGCCGAGGACGCCACGCTCGCCTGGGCGACCTCCCGCGGCGAGGAGCTGCGCGTCCCAACTCCCAGGCCGCGCGGGCTGCCGATTACCAAGCCGCCCTACGGCCGCATTACCGCCCTCGATTTGAACCGCGGCGATCTGGCGTGGATGGTCCCCAACGGCGACGGGCCGCGCAACCACCCGCTGCTGAAGGACCTCGATCTGCCGCCGCTCGGCATTCCCAACCGCCCGGCGCCGCTGGTCACCGGCAGCCTGCTGTTCCTCGGCGAGGGCAGCGACGCGATCATGGGCACGATCCGCGGCGAGGGCGACCCGTCCGACCCCGAGCAGGACCAGTCGTGGCGCTGGGGCCGGAAGTTCCGGGCCTACGACAAGGCGACGGGCGAGGCGGTCTGGGAGACCGAGCTGCCGGCCGGTACGACCGGCGGCCCGATGACCTACCTGCACGACGGGCGCCAGTACATCGTGGTCGCCGTCGGCGCCCGCGACGAGGTCCCCGAGTGGGTGGCGCTGTCGCTGCCCTAGTGCGGCACCCGCGGCCTGCACGACGTCATCCCCTTCGGCGGCGGCCGGAGCGTGATCCTGAAGTACAGCCGGATGTTCGACGTGTTCGACTGATGTCCCCTCAGCTCGTTCGGGGCCTGACCGACGGACTCACTCGCTGCGGTCTGCCGAAGTTCGCTCGAGAAGCTCCTGCAGTCGCGGCAGCGCCCGTCGGTCCTTCTCGCGGTCCGCGGCGCTCTTCGACCGGATCACGTCGGCCAGCGACGCCACCAGGATGGTCACGCCTTCGGCGGCATCGAGGGCGACAGCGTCCCGTCTCAAGTCCTTGTAGCCGCCTGTACCCGCCGGCGTGAAGGATACGTCCAGGGCGCCCGCCCGGGTCGTCAGGTTGAGGATGGCGTCCGGTCCGAGATTGCGCAGGAAACCGGCGGAGCAATCGAAGGGGAGACCCTGAGGGACATCGTCGGTGCGAATGCGGGCGGCGAGCGTTTTCAGAGCGGTCGCGAGACACTGCAGATTGTCGGGATCGTTGGCGGGCGCGATGTCGATGTCGACGGTCACGCCGACATCGCCGTGCAGGATCGCGGCCATCCCGCCAATCAGCACGAAGCGCACGTTGGCGTCATGCAGTGCGGCCAACATGACGACCGGATCGAAGGGCTCTTCAGCCACGGACCCGCTTCCGCAACTGACGCTGGCCTCGCAGGACGAACCGCGCGGCGCGGGTGGCGTCGGCCAGACGCTGGGCGGGTGTTCGACGAAGCGTGCGCGAGAACAGCGAGGCGGTCTCCGGGTCGGGTTCGCCGAGCCTGGCACGTACCTCGAATCCAGTTGCCCGGACGAGGCGCTCCACCATGTCCGTGGAGGGAGTACGGGCGCCGGATTCTATGCGGGCAATCGTCGACTGCGGCACGCCGGCTCTGTGCCCCAGCTCCGCCTGCGTGAGCCCGGCACGTCTGCGTGACTCACGAACGAGATTGCGAAGGATCACTTGGCCTGTATAGCCGATTGGCTATGTAGAGTGCAAGCGGGACGACTGGGCCAACGGCGGTTGCGTGAGCACCTGCCGATTCGGTAGAATTCCATATCCGACCATTCTGGTCGGCAATGCGGATCGACCATCGACCGCGACTCTTCGCCGGCCCAGGGCGGCCGGAGGTGTCGCGTGGACCGGGAGCAGGCGTCATGGCGACCTCGACCGACAACATCGAGCAGCTTGCGAATCAGGACTACAAGTACGGCTTCGTCACCGACATCGACGCCGAGGCGGTCCCGCCGGGGTTGAACGAGGAGATCATCCGGATCATCTCGGCCAAGAAGGACGAGCCCGAGTGGCTGCTGGAATGGCGGCTCAACGCGTTCGGCGTCTGGCGGACGATGGCCGAGCCGAAGTGGCACAACGTGCACTTCCCGCCGGTCGACTTCCAGGACATCATCTACTATTCCGCTCCGAAGCAGAAGCCGAAGCTGGAGAGCCTCGACGACCTCGATCCGGAGATCAAGGCGACCTTCGACAAGCTCGGCGTGCCGATCGAGGAGCAGAAGGTGATGGCCGGGGTGGCGGTCGACGCGGTGTTCGACTCGGTGTCGGTCGCGACCACCTTCAAGGACAAGCTGGCCGATCTCGGAATCATCTTCTGTTCGTTCTCCGAGGCGGTGCGGGACCATCCCGAACTGGTCCGCAAGTACCTCGGGTCGGTGGTGCCGGCTTCCGACAACTTCTACGCGGCGCTCAACTCGGCGGTCTTCTCCGACGGCTCGTTCGCCTACATCCCGAAGGGCGTCAAGTGCCCGATGGAGCTGTCCACCTACTTCCGCATCAACGCGGCGCAGACCGGGCAGTTCGAGCGGACGCTGCTGGTGGCCGACGAGGGCGCGACGGTGAGCTACCTGGAAGGCTGCACGGCGCCGATGCGCGACGAGAACCAGCTCCACGCGGCGGTGGTCGAGCTGGTGGCCCTCGACGACGCGACGATCAAGTACTCGACGGTCCAGAACTGGTATCCCGG from Acidobacteriota bacterium carries:
- the sufB gene encoding Fe-S cluster assembly protein SufB, with protein sequence MATSTDNIEQLANQDYKYGFVTDIDAEAVPPGLNEEIIRIISAKKDEPEWLLEWRLNAFGVWRTMAEPKWHNVHFPPVDFQDIIYYSAPKQKPKLESLDDLDPEIKATFDKLGVPIEEQKVMAGVAVDAVFDSVSVATTFKDKLADLGIIFCSFSEAVRDHPELVRKYLGSVVPASDNFYAALNSAVFSDGSFAYIPKGVKCPMELSTYFRINAAQTGQFERTLLVADEGATVSYLEGCTAPMRDENQLHAAVVELVALDDATIKYSTVQNWYPGDKDGKGGIYNFVTKRGKASTNAKITWTQVETGSAITWKYPSCILQGDNSVGEFYSVAVTNNRQQADTGTKMLHLGKNTRSTIVSKGISAGKGQNTYRGLVRIGKNAKGARNFSQCDSLLIGDKCGAHTFPYLEVRNTSSQVEHEASTSKIGEDQIFYCRQRGLSTEDAVNMIVNGFCKEVFRELPMEFAVEAQKLLGVSLEGSVG
- a CDS encoding PQQ-binding-like beta-propeller repeat protein, whose translation is MRDFSRLLFAALMTAAVVPAGAQTPEREWSYFGADAAFTRYSPLDRIDHENVGDLEIVWRRPAADLELQTAFPDLGVNAYLRSTPILLDGVLYAPNAHGLLEAFDPATGETIWRQPPFAATEEEVAGGSTRGAAYWTDGDARRLLLVRGGYLYALDAETGRRVASFGLADQGRVDLDWEHPLAGEFDWTAGPLVVGDVVVVAGTTGGSGDGGIVREAAPEDVRGFDARTGELLWTFHVVPRDGEFGADTWGDGSGAYSGDLGSWCCLTADEELGYVYVPLSAPTGMVYGGHRPGDNLFSDSLVALDAATGERVWHFQMVHHDVWEYDTVGPPILGDITVDGRRIQAVMQPSKTAFLYVFDRRTGEPVWPIEERAVPQSTVPGERTSATQPFPTKPPPFDRQGVTVDDLIDFTPELRAAALEAVESLVLGPLFTPPWPRSGEPGGKLGTLTVPGGWGAGNWHTGAFDPETGIYYAVSHTQPTVWSVSPTTAEDATLAWATSRGEELRVPTPRPRGLPITKPPYGRITALDLNRGDLAWMVPNGDGPRNHPLLKDLDLPPLGIPNRPAPLVTGSLLFLGEGSDAIMGTIRGEGDPSDPEQDQSWRWGRKFRAYDKATGEAVWETELPAGTTGGPMTYLHDGRQYIVVAVGARDEVPEWVALSLP
- a CDS encoding helix-turn-helix transcriptional regulator, translated to MGYTGQVILRNLVRESRRRAGLTQAELGHRAGVPQSTIARIESGARTPSTDMVERLVRATGFEVRARLGEPDPETASLFSRTLRRTPAQRLADATRAARFVLRGQRQLRKRVRG